In a genomic window of Aggregatimonas sangjinii:
- a CDS encoding ATP-binding protein — protein MINKRLLVKNLLAHNDENSFYDKKRFIDIGQKEGKAKFLKHVCALANSNPNNNSFIVVGVEDEDNKIVGVDFFDDSKIQNLVNAYLDNPPLISYENIPFPHLPEGKVVGLVTIKSNGKVCALRKNIWKYYGGMVFFREGSISLPKAYDIELKNRNDNAVANIEQHAKNNIELTLDGVIDFINNRHPDMESSYKVFKEQFVVCWAGNKKKVKNETYFSRVDIELINEQVKLFYSTLDEVTISYDEHSFTTIEYVQLGLAKRQKYYPLEKVVITFNDNGTYQIQSDLIFDPPQYDKKTLHHIYNTNNSLLEKIKKKIDLKPSEQNDLEHLPDTYLICYLNGFEEAKEQMEIGRSLLKNENPEIYLTLKESLRILRKVKYS, from the coding sequence GTGATCAACAAACGCCTTCTCGTAAAAAACCTGCTCGCGCACAACGACGAGAACAGTTTTTATGATAAAAAGCGATTTATCGATATTGGCCAGAAAGAAGGGAAGGCCAAGTTCTTAAAACACGTTTGCGCTTTGGCGAACAGCAATCCCAATAACAATTCCTTTATCGTGGTCGGGGTAGAGGATGAGGACAATAAGATTGTGGGCGTCGATTTTTTCGATGATAGTAAAATCCAGAATCTGGTGAATGCATATCTTGATAATCCACCACTAATTTCCTATGAAAACATCCCTTTTCCGCACTTGCCGGAGGGTAAGGTCGTGGGTTTGGTCACCATTAAATCGAATGGGAAGGTTTGTGCGCTACGGAAGAATATCTGGAAATATTACGGCGGCATGGTGTTTTTCAGGGAGGGAAGCATCAGTTTGCCCAAAGCATATGATATCGAGCTTAAAAACAGGAACGATAATGCCGTTGCCAATATTGAGCAGCATGCCAAGAACAATATTGAATTAACCTTGGATGGGGTTATCGATTTTATCAACAATCGCCACCCCGATATGGAAAGTAGTTACAAGGTGTTTAAAGAGCAATTTGTGGTGTGTTGGGCCGGGAACAAAAAGAAAGTAAAGAACGAGACCTATTTTTCCCGCGTGGATATCGAGTTGATCAACGAGCAGGTGAAATTGTTCTATTCCACCTTGGACGAGGTTACCATTTCATATGACGAACATTCGTTTACCACTATCGAATACGTGCAACTGGGTTTGGCCAAAAGGCAGAAATACTATCCGTTGGAAAAGGTGGTCATCACTTTCAACGATAATGGTACCTATCAGATTCAGAGCGACCTTATTTTCGACCCGCCACAGTACGACAAGAAGACCTTGCACCACATTTACAATACCAACAATTCCTTGTTGGAAAAGATCAAAAAAAAGATAGATTTAAAACCATCCGAGCAGAATGATTTAGAACACCTGCCCGATACATATCTTATTTGTTATCTGAACGGCTTCGAAGAGGCCAAGGAGCAAATGGAAATAGGACGGTCTCTTTTAAAAAACGAAAATCCTGAAATTTACCTCACCTTAAAAGAGTCGTTACGAATTTTAAGGAAGGTAAAATACAGCTGA
- a CDS encoding AAA family ATPase: MEENTTVDISAVNEKIAQESAFIDLLILEMNKIIVGQKHMVERLLIGLLGQGHILLEGVPGLAKTLAINTLSKAVKGSFSRIQFTPDLLPADVVGTMIYNMKVNDFSIKKGPIFANFVLADEINRAPAKVQSALLEAMQEKQVTIGDQTFVLDKPFLVMATQNPVEQEGTYPLPEAQVDRFMLKTVIDYPKMNEEQMIMRQNLNDAYEAVNPVVSIDQILSAQKAVRDVYMDEKIEKYILDLVFATRYPEKYNLESLKPLISFGASPRGSINLGIAAKCYAFIKRRGYVVPEDVRAVVHDVLRHRIGITYEAEAEYITSEEIINKIVNEIEVP, from the coding sequence ATGGAAGAAAATACCACTGTGGATATTAGCGCCGTGAACGAAAAAATTGCCCAAGAAAGTGCTTTTATCGACCTTCTGATTTTAGAGATGAACAAGATCATCGTGGGTCAAAAACACATGGTCGAACGCCTGCTCATAGGGCTATTAGGACAGGGCCATATTCTTTTGGAAGGTGTTCCAGGACTTGCAAAGACACTGGCCATCAATACGCTTTCGAAGGCTGTAAAAGGCAGTTTTAGCCGAATTCAGTTTACTCCGGATCTCTTGCCTGCCGATGTTGTCGGTACAATGATCTACAATATGAAAGTAAACGATTTTTCTATAAAGAAAGGTCCGATTTTCGCCAATTTCGTATTGGCAGATGAAATTAACCGTGCTCCCGCCAAGGTTCAGTCCGCTCTCTTGGAAGCCATGCAGGAAAAACAAGTGACCATAGGGGATCAAACCTTCGTTCTCGACAAGCCTTTTCTGGTTATGGCCACGCAAAACCCGGTCGAGCAGGAGGGTACTTACCCTTTGCCTGAGGCCCAGGTTGACCGTTTTATGCTCAAGACCGTTATCGATTATCCGAAGATGAACGAGGAGCAAATGATCATGCGTCAAAATTTGAACGATGCCTATGAAGCCGTAAACCCGGTGGTGAGTATCGACCAGATTTTGAGTGCGCAGAAGGCTGTTAGGGATGTTTACATGGACGAGAAAATAGAAAAGTACATTCTTGATTTGGTTTTCGCGACCCGCTATCCCGAAAAATACAATCTAGAAAGCCTGAAACCACTCATAAGTTTCGGTGCCTCGCCAAGGGGTAGTATCAATCTCGGAATAGCCGCCAAATGCTATGCCTTTATCAAACGTAGGGGCTATGTGGTGCCCGAGGATGTGAGGGCAGTCGTACATGATGTACTTCGCCATCGCATCGGGATTACCTACGAAGCAGAGGCCGAGTACATCACTTCCGAGGAAATCATCAACAAGATCGTTAACGAGATTGAAGTACCTTAG
- a CDS encoding SDR family NAD(P)-dependent oxidoreductase codes for MNKCALITGATSGIGKATAERLAADGFRLILCGRRQERLDEMEEELGKKTSVATLNFDVRDKEAVFKSISGLPEPFSTIDILINNAGNAHGLNPIEDGNLDDWDAMLDINVKGLLYVSKAVLPQMVSRKEGHIINIGSTAGKEVYPKGNVYCASKYAVDAINQGMRIDLNQYGIRVGAVNPGLVETEFSEVRFKGDTERAKAVYEGYQPLKPEDVADIIHFVVTRPYHVNIADLVVMSTAQASSTIVNKG; via the coding sequence ATGAACAAATGTGCTTTGATAACAGGGGCCACAAGTGGTATTGGAAAGGCGACCGCAGAACGTCTTGCCGCAGATGGATTTCGTTTGATCTTATGCGGTAGACGGCAAGAACGTCTCGATGAAATGGAGGAGGAATTGGGAAAGAAAACAAGTGTAGCCACCTTGAATTTTGATGTTCGCGACAAGGAAGCCGTTTTTAAATCGATATCAGGCTTGCCCGAACCTTTTTCAACAATCGATATCCTTATTAACAATGCTGGGAATGCGCATGGGTTGAACCCTATTGAAGACGGAAATCTTGACGACTGGGATGCCATGTTAGACATCAATGTTAAGGGCTTGCTTTACGTTTCAAAAGCGGTACTTCCCCAGATGGTGTCACGAAAAGAGGGCCATATCATCAATATCGGTTCCACTGCCGGGAAAGAGGTATATCCCAAAGGCAACGTCTACTGCGCGAGTAAATATGCCGTCGATGCCATCAACCAAGGTATGCGGATAGATTTGAACCAGTATGGTATACGTGTTGGTGCCGTGAACCCGGGATTGGTAGAAACCGAATTCAGTGAAGTCCGTTTTAAGGGAGACACCGAAAGGGCGAAAGCAGTTTATGAAGGGTACCAACCCTTAAAACCAGAGGACGTAGCAGACATCATTCACTTTGTCGTTACCCGCCCCTATCATGTAAACATTGCCGATTTGGTGGTCATGTCGACCGCGCAGGCATCTTCGACTATCGTAAATAAAGGTTGA
- a CDS encoding aldo/keto reductase, whose translation MEETTYSRIISGCMNWGIWDKKFSSRQIIDMLEYALEIGITTFDHADIYGGYTTENDFGKAFAESKIARERIQLITKCGIQMHSEVRPNVIKHYEYSAAYIISSVERSLQNLRTDYIDMLLLHRPSPLMNPEIIAEAITRLRNDGKIRDFGVSNFTPSQIAMLEKAIPVASNQIEFSLTANDAMNNGCLDDSITHDRMMMSWSPLGSFFKEKAERALRIQKVMQKMKEKYRATEDQLLLAWVLKHPSKIHPVVGTTTKSRLKNAIAAQQIAMELTDWYILLEASRGHEVA comes from the coding sequence ATGGAAGAAACTACGTACTCAAGAATAATTTCAGGCTGCATGAATTGGGGCATTTGGGACAAGAAATTCTCTAGCCGACAAATTATCGATATGCTCGAATACGCCTTGGAAATCGGAATTACGACTTTTGATCATGCCGACATTTATGGCGGCTACACTACGGAAAACGATTTTGGAAAGGCCTTCGCCGAAAGTAAAATTGCACGTGAACGTATTCAACTGATTACCAAATGTGGTATTCAAATGCACTCGGAAGTCCGCCCGAATGTGATAAAGCATTATGAGTATTCGGCGGCCTATATCATTAGTTCGGTAGAACGCTCACTTCAAAATCTGAGAACCGACTATATTGATATGTTATTGTTACACCGCCCTAGCCCGTTGATGAATCCTGAAATTATCGCAGAGGCGATAACGCGACTGCGGAATGATGGCAAAATCAGGGACTTTGGGGTTTCTAATTTTACCCCCTCACAGATTGCGATGCTCGAAAAAGCGATTCCCGTAGCTTCCAATCAAATCGAATTTTCATTAACGGCAAACGATGCGATGAATAATGGATGTTTGGATGATAGCATTACCCATGATCGAATGATGATGTCCTGGAGCCCGTTGGGATCATTTTTTAAAGAGAAAGCCGAGCGGGCATTGCGAATTCAAAAGGTAATGCAAAAAATGAAGGAAAAATACAGGGCTACGGAAGATCAGTTATTGTTGGCCTGGGTGCTGAAACATCCTTCGAAAATACATCCTGTAGTGGGTACAACAACGAAGTCACGCCTAAAAAATGCTATCGCGGCCCAACAGATAGCTATGGAATTGACCGATTGGTATATTTTGCTGGAAGCAAGTAGGGGCCATGAAGTGGCATAA